A single Triticum dicoccoides isolate Atlit2015 ecotype Zavitan chromosome 2A, WEW_v2.0, whole genome shotgun sequence DNA region contains:
- the LOC119357655 gene encoding berberine bridge enzyme-like 18 produces the protein MQSSMAPSRIMALLAMLLVSRLFFCSQASSDGFLACLTASVPEQLLFTRSSPSFASVLASSVRNRRFLTQATVRPICIVTAMNASHVQAAVVCGRRHGVRLRVRSGGHDYEGLSFRSTRLETFAVIDLAGLRSVRVSLGSPREEAPSTAWVDSGATLGELYHAIGKASDRLAFPAGLCPTVGVGGHLSGGGFGMLLRKHGLAADHVVDATLVDAEGRVLDRDAMGQDVFWAIRGGGGGGSFGIVLSWQVKLVAVPPAVTAFTIPKSVEQGAVDILTKWQEVAPALPDDLFVRVLVQRQVAKFQALYLGTCDALLPVMRHRFPELGVNHKHCKEMTWLQSVPYVYLGGDATVEDILNRTDPVDTTSSKATSDYVRHAIASDVWEEIFATWLARPDAGLMILDPYGGSIAGVPESATPFSHRAGVLYNVQYMNFWGGGGGDGAAQKRWIRDMYAFMEPHVSKNPREAYVNYRDLDLGTNVVVGNVTSYEAGKVWGEKYYKDNFRRLAMAKRQIDPDDYFRNEQSIPPLDADEQPLIMRDVAPKGYANPISSNRFDIFGCVGICLVYIRRKYRLKS, from the coding sequence ATGCAGAGCTCGATGGCCCCGTCCCGTATCATGGCGCTGCTAGCAATGCTCTTGGTCTCTCGCTTGTTCTTCTGCTCCCAAGCTTCCTCCGATGGCTTCCTCGCGTGCCTCACGGCGTCCGTGCCCGAGCAGCTCCTCTTCACCCGGAGCTCGCCGTCGTTCGCGTCGGTCCTGGCGTCCTCCGTTCGGAACCGCAGGTTCCTCACGCAGGCGACGGTGCGGCCGATCTGCATTGTTACGGCGATGAACGCCTCGCACGTCCAGGCCGCCGTCGTGTGCGGCCGCCGGCACGGCGTCCGCCTCCGTGTGCGCAGCGGCGGGCACGACTACGAGGGCCTCTCGTTCAGGTCTACGCGCCTCGAGACATTCGCCGTGATTGACCTCGCCGGCCTCCGCTCCGTGCGCGTCAGCCTTGGCAGCCCGCGGGAGGAAGCGCCATCCACCGCGTGGGTGGACTCCGGCGCGACGCTCGGGGAGCTGTATCATGCTATCGGGAAGGCGAGTGACCGGCTGGCGTTCCCAGCGGGCCTGTGCCCGACGGTGGGCGTCGGCGGACATCtcagcggcggcggcttcggcatgCTGCTGCGCAAGCATGGCCTGGCCGCCGACCACGTCGTGGACGCCACGCTTGTTGACGCCGAGGGGAGGGTCCTGGACAGGGACGCCATGGGCCAGGACGTCTTTTGGGccatccgcggcggcggcggcggcgggagcttcGGGATCGTGCTGTCGTGGCAGGTGAAGCTCGTGGCCGTGCCGCCGGCGGTCACCGCGTTCACGATCCCCAAGTCCGTCGAGCAGGGCGCCGTGGACATCCTCACCAAGTGGCAGGAGGTCGCGCCGGCTCTCCCTGACGACTTGTTCGTGAGGGTGCTCGTCCAACGACAGGTGGCCAAATTCCAGGCCCTATACCTAGGCACCTGCGACGCGCTCCTGCCGGTGATGCGCCACCGCTTCCCAGAGCTCGGCGTGAATCATAAGCACTGCAAGGAAATGACCTGGCTCCAGTCCGTGCCCTACGTCTACCTGGGCGGCGACGCCACCGTGGAGGACATCTTGAACCGGACCGACCCCGTGGACACCACCTCCAGCAAGGCCACGTCCGACTACGTCCGACATGCGATCGCCAGCGACGTGTGGGAGGAAATCTTCGCGACCTGGCTCGCGAGGCCGGACGCGGGGCTGATGATCCTGGACCCCTACGGCGGGAGCATCGCCGGCGTGCCGGAGTCCGCGACACCATTCTCACACCGCGCCGGCGTGCTGTATAACGTGCAGTACATGAACttctggggcggcggcggcggcgacggcgcggcgcAGAAGAGGTGGATCAGGGACATGTACGCGTTCATGGAGCCGCACGTGAGCAAGAACCCGAGGGAGGCGTACGTGAACTACAGGGACCTTGACCTCGGGACGAACGTGGTCGTCGGCAACGTCACCAGCTACGAGGCCGGCAAGGTCTGGGGCGAGAAGTACTACAAGGATAACTTCAGGAGGCTCGCCATGGCCAAGCGTCAGATAGACCCCGACGACTACTTCAGGAATGAGCAGAGCATCCCGCCGCTTGATGCTGACGAGCAACCACTGATCATGAGGGACGTGGCGCCTAAGGGTTACGCTAATCCTATTTCGTCGAATCGTTTTGACATATTTGGTTGTGTGGGTATCTGTCTTGTGTATATTCGGCGAAAATACCGTTTAAAATCATGA